The genomic stretch aaaagagcaggaaagtcAAAATGGAGGGAAGCCAGTGGCCTTCAGAGTAGGTGTGTGGTTAATTTATTACAACCCTCTGTTTTTCTTGGCATCTTCTGGAAATTCCGTGccccttttgttgtttttttccccactgattTTGGTAGCGTTGTCAATTTTCAGGTCTTTCGGGGCCCCCAGGGGCAGGGAAGTCGTCCTTCATCGAGGTGGTGGGGAAGATGTTGACAGCGAGAGGACATAAAGTTTCCGTGCTGGCTGTTGACCCTTCGTCCTGCACTACAGGAGGTATGCTTGAGCAAAGCCATTTGAAGTATAATAGTTTGTTTTGTATGAAAAAGTGGTGGTTAAATGGCCTTTTGGGGGTTTTACAGTGTATGTGTGagattaaatatatatatttatatatttggtTGCTTTTGCCATTCAGATGATGTAAACAATGTAATAAATGAAGCTTCTGGGCCCTAACGTAATATACAACATTTCTGTTGGCTCAGAAGCTTTTCAGAACTGACAGTTATTGCATTTAATCTCTGACTGGAGAGTGTTGTGGGGAGGTTACAGGGTCACAGTGATAGTATTAATTTATTGGTAGGAAATTGACAGAAAAAGTGCACTGATGCAAATAAAGTGAGCCCGAGGCTATTCCTGGGTCATCTGTGCTGATGCTACGTAAATCTAAGGTTCACGCATCTCCTCTGTGTCGCCGCAGGCTCTTTGTTGGGTGATAAGACCCGTATGACTGAGCTCTCCAGGGACATGAACGCCTTTATCAGACCATCTCCAGCCTCTGGAACACTTGGCGGAGTCACCAGAACAACTAATGAGGCCATTGTTCTTTGCGAGGGCGCCGGATACGACATTGTGCTCGTGGAGACCGTAGGTAAGACGTGGTGAATGCACAGTGCGCGAGCGCTTAACGAGATtcaaacttttctttttgtcctcaGGTGTGGGGCAGTCAGAGTTTGCAGTTGCAGACATGGTTGACATGTTTGTGCTGCTAattccaccagcagggggcgacgaACTGCAGGTTTGTGAAAAGCAGCTTCAGGCTTGTCATGAATTTGTCTGTTTGACCTGTGACCAGCcattaaatgtcatttatttcCATCAAGAGGAGGACTTGATCCTGTTAATCCTGGATTCACAACATTTTAGAGGAATTTGGTGGCATCGAATAATGTAGATCATTGTAAAAAATAACACCATTAATGTAAAGATACATATATTACATACAAAGTAATTCATTTATAAGCTAATTTATTCACTTTGACAGGCAACAGCCCCCTTTATCACTATATTTTGTATCCAGGGCATCAAGAGGGGCATTATCGAGAGGGCCGACTTGGTGGTGGTGACAAAGTCCGACGGGGATCTGGTGGTGCCGGCCAGGAGGATCCAGGCTGAATACACCAGCGCGCTCAAGCTGCTCAGGAGACAGTCCAAGTCCTGGAacctgaaggtgtgtgtttgtttgcaacaGCAGAAAACTCTGGCGGGTTCAGTTACATAAAAAAAAGTAGTGTAGTGGAACATCTGCAATATGGGGCCATTTAACTTTTGTCTGAAGAGTCAGGTGACCTCAGAGGGGGCAGAATGTagaaggatgatgatgataatggcaCCTCGTTTTAAGCACCGCGGTGACTCACTCATCCACCTGAATTCTTGGCCTTGTCCTTTTGTTTTCCCAGCATAGTGCAATACATCTGCCCAGTGGTCAGGGTGCCAGAAACCATTAACCCTTCCGCCCCTCTGCTTTGTCATGCATTTCACTGATTGGAAGCCTGCATGCACAACATAAAACCCTCAACATCAATCTCTCCTCTGCGCAGATGCTTATTTTACATCCATCAGCCTCTGCGAGGAACTGATGATGAGTATAGGCAGTGAGAACATCCAAAACATCCGGCGTAGCATTCAGTCTCCATTATGGTGATTTCCTGCATTTGCATCAGACTCGTATCAGGTCTTTGTAAAGCGATTAACGTCATGATGTAACGAGAGGACTCATAACCGGCTGATAGTCACAGGCCCCCTGGACCCATCGAGCTCGTCAAATTCAACCTCACCGTTTTGCCAGCTGATGTCAAATTTTCTCCAGATGATGCAGATAATTCCATTTCCCGTCAGCTGGGCTGGTGATTGCAGAGTATTGGTGGCTCACGACTGACGTCAACACTTTAGCCAAACTCTGTAACGCTAAGATCTCCCGAGGATCCGTCTGTTCTCGCGTGCAGAAAGACGGCAGGAAAACATCAACGCGAGACGTGTTTACACATGTTTATCTTAATATATTCATACAGGACCAAACTCTTCAGCATCCACGGGACCTGACAGGCTGTTTTGCTGTCAGCCTGTCGGTGCCAGATGTTCTCGGACAGCTTCGGTTCTGCAGTTGGAAGAGATTTCTATGGCTCCTTTGTGTAAACTGCTCAATTCCTCCCCCCTCGGGCGTCTGTCCACCTACCCGCTAACTGTCAGCGTGCCCACTTGCTTCCTTCTGTGCTGCTCCGGAGGTTCCAGGGTACTCAAACACAAGACTCACTCTGACAAGAAGTACCCGGTAAAATCGTATTTACAGAATTCTGATCCTGTCGGAACCGCAGTGCATGTGTCAAAGAGGTTGCGTGTTGtgaagtcatgtgacaggacCACAGGGGATCACAGGATAACTGCAAAGCCTTAAATTTAAGATAAAGACCGGTCTGTGTGAATGGTCCCAAACATCTGGTGTTCATCCCGACCTCCTTTCAGGTGATGCGAGCCTCCTCACAGACCAACGAGGGCATCCCGGAGGCCTGGGCCGTGATGCAGTCGTATCAGGACGCCATGCTGGCCAGCGGCGAGTTACAGAGGCGACGACAGGCCCAGCACAAAGTCTGGATGTGGAGCTTGATCCAGGAGAACGTCCTCCTTCATTTCAGTAACCATCCGGGTGTGAGAGGTGCTCTACCTCAGCTGGAAGAGAAGGTCACCAAGGGGGCCATATCTCCTGGCCTGGCTGCAGACCTGCTGCTCAAGACATTCTTGTCATCATAGGTACTCGTAAAGAACTGCTGCCTGGGGCCCGATGGAGCCAGGAAGGGGGCCACTTCAGCATCAGATGAAGTTTGGACAAAATGAACGGAGGAAAGTCCTTCAACAGAAACTTTCTCCAGGTTTAAGGTTAATCAGCTGACGATCCACATCCGTATTTTTAAAAGTGGACAGTAGCTGGACCTTGGACGTTATCGAAGGAACATTCATCTAGACTGACATCACTACAAGCCTTCATGATAACAGGGTCCAGGGCTTTGATACTGACCTGGGATCTGTGCTGAAATGTTTGAACTAGCCCTTTACATGCTGGCCTCAACCACCTGAACTGGTCCTACAGAGCAAACTCAGGATTTCTTAAAGTTGCACATTTCTTCTCGCTCAGTCGGCCCAAATGTCAGTCGAGACTTCTGGAAACGGCAAGTGGATCTCCAAAGTGTGATTTTGTGATACTGTCTGGTAACACATGAGAACTGGGCGATATTAAATCACAGCTGCTGTGACTCCAGTGCTTCAGCAGAATTTTTTGATCTGCATGAACAATCTAAACAACTAGTTGTGATGAAAACGTAGAAtctaaaatctatttttaaccGGCGTATTGCAGTGTCCTGATTAATATAGGACTGTGACTAACGAGGTTTTGAATGTTTAAGACTTATAATCTGTTGCAGAAAACCTTGAGACAATACTAGAAACAAAATTTGCCACATTTTTGTCCTAAAATGTTCAATTGATTTTATAATATCAGCTTGATTTTGTACTTTTACACCTGGTGCTCAGATGGTGTTGGCAGAGTTTGGCTCCTCATTAATAACCAAATCTTTTTCATCGTGATTTCATCTTAGTGTTGGTAGTGCAGTCAGTTCAGCCATCAAGAGTGGCCAATTTTCAACAAAATGTAATCAACTAATTCTGTCAGTAACTCAGGAAAGACCTCAAAACTTTCATTATTCTCGCCAGAAATTCCATAACTACACAATACAAATA from Takifugu flavidus isolate HTHZ2018 chromosome 6, ASM371156v2, whole genome shotgun sequence encodes the following:
- the mmaa gene encoding methylmalonic aciduria type A protein, mitochondrial isoform X1, whose translation is MRPFSVSLLRHITAPHTLTAPLVTKTRCLHRGIFAASSSSIQSPPPGHRRCAPSRSVSTGFSEHQVQDLCGPELRLLNKLYDGLVGGQRASLAECITLVETQHPRKKELAQVLLQRVLAYRKEQESQNGGKPVAFRVGLSGPPGAGKSSFIEVVGKMLTARGHKVSVLAVDPSSCTTGGSLLGDKTRMTELSRDMNAFIRPSPASGTLGGVTRTTNEAIVLCEGAGYDIVLVETVGVGQSEFAVADMVDMFVLLIPPAGGDELQGIKRGIIERADLVVVTKSDGDLVVPARRIQAEYTSALKLLRRQSKSWNLKVMRASSQTNEGIPEAWAVMQSYQDAMLASGELQRRRQAQHKVWMWSLIQENVLLHFSNHPGVRGALPQLEEKVTKGAISPGLAADLLLKTFLSS
- the mmaa gene encoding methylmalonic aciduria type A protein, mitochondrial isoform X2 — encoded protein: MRPFSVSLLRHITAPHTLTAPLVTKTRCLHRGIFAASSSSIQSPPPGHRRCAPSRSVSTGFSEHQVQDLCGPELRLLNKLYDGLVGGQRASLAECITLVETQHPRKKELAQVLLQRVLAYRKEQESQNGGKPVAFRVGLSGPPGAGKSSFIEVVGKMLTARGHKVSVLAVDPSSCTTGGSLLGDKTRMTELSRDMNAFIRPSPASGTLGGVTRTTNEAIVLCEGAGYDIVLVETVGVGQSEFAVADMVDMFVLLIPPAGGDELQGIKRGIIERADLVVVTKSDGDLVVPARRIQAEYTSALKLLRRQSKSWNLKHSAIHLPSGQGARNH